Proteins from a single region of Hydrogenispora ethanolica:
- a CDS encoding zinc ribbon domain-containing protein, which produces MVNLPHLYRLQEIEGRLLALQKLRLRIAEDPELKERQKAWQNSDQLLKESEAERQRLQTNQRRLELELKTCQEHLAAEERKLYGGGVSSARELEQLQQKAAEYAKKRAALEDDLLQLMEGEEQLSAKLSQLTAIRDETVGVLEQLKQEHARQLLEVTIEEQDLTEEAEQVAAKLPKDWLERYRRIAKSHHGIGMAKVKSNSCGACHISLSESMLQNVKRAEDTLLFCESCGRILYYA; this is translated from the coding sequence ATGGTTAATTTACCCCATTTATACCGGCTGCAAGAGATCGAGGGCCGGTTGCTGGCCCTTCAGAAACTGCGGCTGCGCATTGCCGAGGATCCGGAATTGAAGGAACGCCAGAAGGCTTGGCAGAACAGCGACCAATTGCTGAAGGAGTCCGAGGCCGAAAGACAGCGACTACAGACCAACCAGCGCCGCCTGGAACTGGAACTCAAGACTTGCCAGGAGCATCTGGCGGCCGAAGAACGGAAGCTGTATGGAGGCGGCGTATCCAGCGCCCGGGAACTGGAGCAGCTGCAGCAAAAAGCGGCCGAGTATGCCAAGAAACGGGCGGCCTTGGAGGATGACCTCCTGCAACTGATGGAAGGGGAAGAACAACTCTCCGCCAAATTGAGTCAATTGACAGCGATCCGCGATGAAACCGTAGGCGTTTTGGAGCAGCTCAAGCAGGAACATGCCCGACAGCTCCTGGAAGTGACCATCGAGGAGCAGGACCTGACCGAAGAGGCTGAACAGGTCGCGGCGAAGCTGCCCAAGGATTGGCTGGAGCGGTACCGCCGGATCGCCAAATCCCATCACGGAATCGGCATGGCCAAGGTGAAAAGCAACAGCTGCGGCGCCTGCCATATCAGCCTCTCCGAATCGATGCTCCAAAACGTGAAGCGGGCGGAGGATACCTTGCTTTTCTGCGAAAGTTGCGGCCGGATTTTGTATTATGCTTAA
- a CDS encoding Nif3-like dinuclear metal center hexameric protein, giving the protein MLTVKQILEAVNRVAPWDLAESWDQVGLQVGRTQQPARRILVALDLRPEVIEEGISLQVDGFITHHPLIFKPLARLDLDTPLGASLERLLKANLFFIAVHTNADKAEDGLNQYLAERLGLESLVPLVGAGSDSTCKVTVFVPAEHARAIRRAMAEAGAGRMGDYQECAFQVQGSGSFRPGASAHPWIGQPEQQTDVPEIRLEMVAARADLPRILAAIRSHHPYEEPAIDVVPLVTQPKAGLGRIGRLPEPLTLGDFSRKVQEQLQPTGMRICGDPERKIRRVALCTGSGGSLLKMALQSRADLYLSGDLGYHDFLTAQEHGLALLDAGHWATERIFGDWLLGHFSKLWSEADGPQLLLSRAIREEPYHTL; this is encoded by the coding sequence ATGCTTACGGTGAAGCAGATCCTGGAAGCCGTGAACCGGGTCGCGCCTTGGGATTTGGCCGAATCTTGGGATCAGGTGGGCTTGCAGGTGGGCCGGACTCAGCAACCGGCGCGCCGGATCCTCGTGGCGCTGGATTTGCGGCCGGAGGTCATCGAAGAGGGCATCTCCTTACAGGTGGATGGCTTTATTACTCATCATCCGCTGATCTTTAAACCCCTGGCCCGTCTCGACCTGGACACGCCGCTCGGCGCAAGCCTGGAACGTTTGTTGAAGGCAAATCTCTTTTTTATTGCGGTTCATACCAATGCCGATAAAGCGGAAGATGGCTTAAACCAGTATCTGGCGGAACGGTTGGGTCTAGAATCCCTCGTCCCGCTGGTGGGCGCCGGTTCCGATAGTACTTGCAAAGTCACGGTTTTCGTCCCCGCCGAGCACGCGCGGGCAATCCGCCGGGCCATGGCGGAGGCCGGGGCCGGCCGGATGGGCGATTATCAGGAGTGCGCCTTCCAGGTGCAGGGCAGCGGGTCGTTCAGGCCCGGGGCTTCGGCGCATCCCTGGATCGGCCAGCCGGAGCAGCAGACCGATGTCCCGGAGATCCGCCTGGAGATGGTCGCGGCCCGGGCGGATCTGCCCCGGATTTTGGCGGCGATTCGCAGCCACCATCCCTATGAGGAACCGGCCATTGATGTCGTCCCTCTAGTGACGCAGCCGAAGGCCGGCTTGGGACGGATCGGCCGGCTGCCGGAACCGTTGACGCTGGGAGATTTCAGCCGGAAAGTCCAGGAACAGCTGCAACCTACCGGAATGAGAATATGCGGCGATCCTGAACGAAAAATTCGACGGGTAGCCCTCTGCACCGGCAGCGGCGGCAGTTTACTCAAGATGGCGCTGCAGAGCCGGGCCGATCTCTATTTGAGCGGAGATTTGGGTTATCACGACTTTCTTACCGCGCAGGAACACGGGTTGGCATTATTGGACGCCGGCCACTGGGCAACCGAACGGATCTTCGGCGATTGGTTGCTGGGTCATTTCAGCAAGCTCTGGAGTGAAGCGGACGGTCCCCAATTACTCCTCAGCCGCGCGATCCGGGAAGAACCTTATCACACGCTCTGA
- the rpoD gene encoding RNA polymerase sigma factor RpoD gives MGKEKTLPNIEGIKELIAKGKRKGALSYHEIMDALEQVELNSDQIDEIYEALATHGIEIIPDTSEEPIEDPDGFQPDSEEEVEIDLTIPEGIALDDPVRMYLKEIGRVPLLNANEEIELARKVESGDENAKRRLAEANLRLVVSIAKRYVGRGMLFLDLIQEGNLGLIKAVEKFDYRKGYKFSTYATWWIRQAITRAIADQARTIRIPVHMVETINKLIRVSRQLLQALGREPSAEEIAEEMEMSPERVREIIKIAQEPVSLETPIGEEEDSHLGDFIEDQDAPAPAEAASFRLLKEQLEDVLNTLTPREEKVLRLRFGLDDGRARTLEEVGQIFNVTRERIRQIEAKALRKLRHPSRSKKLKDFLD, from the coding sequence TTGGGTAAAGAAAAAACCTTGCCAAATATCGAAGGCATAAAAGAGTTGATTGCAAAAGGCAAGCGAAAAGGGGCCCTCTCGTATCATGAAATCATGGATGCCTTGGAGCAGGTAGAGCTGAATTCGGATCAGATCGACGAAATTTATGAAGCCTTGGCTACCCACGGCATTGAGATCATACCCGACACCAGTGAAGAGCCGATCGAAGATCCGGACGGTTTCCAACCGGATAGCGAGGAAGAGGTCGAGATCGACTTAACGATTCCGGAAGGAATCGCGCTCGATGATCCGGTGCGGATGTATCTGAAAGAGATTGGCCGTGTTCCTTTACTCAACGCCAACGAAGAGATCGAGTTAGCCCGCAAAGTGGAATCGGGCGACGAAAACGCCAAACGGCGATTGGCTGAGGCCAATCTGCGCTTGGTGGTCAGCATTGCCAAACGTTATGTCGGTCGGGGGATGCTCTTTTTAGACTTGATTCAGGAAGGCAATCTCGGTTTAATCAAAGCCGTCGAGAAATTTGACTATCGAAAAGGCTATAAATTCAGCACCTACGCCACATGGTGGATCCGCCAGGCGATCACCCGGGCCATCGCCGATCAGGCCCGTACCATCCGGATTCCCGTGCACATGGTGGAGACGATCAATAAATTGATCCGGGTCTCCCGGCAGTTGTTGCAAGCGCTCGGCCGCGAGCCCAGCGCGGAGGAGATCGCCGAAGAGATGGAGATGAGCCCGGAACGGGTCCGTGAGATTATCAAGATCGCCCAGGAACCGGTCTCCCTGGAAACACCCATTGGCGAAGAGGAAGACAGCCATCTCGGCGACTTCATCGAGGATCAGGATGCTCCCGCTCCGGCGGAGGCTGCTTCCTTTCGCCTGCTGAAAGAACAGCTGGAAGATGTCTTAAATACGCTGACGCCCCGGGAAGAAAAAGTACTGCGGCTGCGGTTCGGTCTGGATGACGGACGGGCCAGGACCTTAGAGGAAGTCGGCCAGATCTTCAATGTCACCCGGGAACGGATTCGTCAGATTGAGGCCAAGGCTTTGCGCAAATTGCGTCACCCCAGCCGTAGCAAAAAGCTGAAAGATTTCTTGGATTGA
- the dnaG gene encoding DNA primase, producing the protein MTGDNLDRLRQQELIQEIKEKNDIVSVISEYVSLRKAGRSWVGLCPFHSEKTGSFNVNPEKQFFYCFGCSAGGDVFSFIMKRENLEFMEAARKLAERAGIAWPESNDHQADQNKNELLKINQLAASYFHYCLSRTEQGKRGREYLERRGIDPEIWRKFSLGYAPPGWHHLTETLRKKNVPLEKASTLGLVSFGENGYYDRFRDRIIFPICDPQGNVVGFGGRVLDQGEPKYLNSPETALFHKGRFLYGLQLAKETIRRQNQAIIMEGYMDVVQAHQGGFQQAIASLGTALTQDQVKLIKRYGSEVILAYDADTAGQNATLRGMGLLREAGLTVKILRLPAGEDPDSFLKKAGEKAFREQLAQAPGLIEFKIEQALRKYDLNSSEGKLGAVQAVLPELGEIESSVAREFYIRQLAREIGVSENAVFAEVDDWLAKNRKKSPVLDNKLIPSYTKMTTEKNGLSVGIIRNAELSPIQAAIFEAEKELLQIALQEYDKFARIKEELKAEDFQFAVWRDFFGALQDTEPAPENHQILDELTGPIRELASTLLAEQQFKSGTGDLAGILNRLDMLRLKARIQKLTEQIATGKDDSGLQLSEADLKAKLLEFTELNRKLKKEYPSFSAEL; encoded by the coding sequence TTGACAGGTGATAACTTGGACCGTTTACGACAGCAGGAGCTGATTCAAGAGATTAAAGAGAAAAATGATATCGTCTCGGTCATCTCCGAGTATGTCAGTTTGAGAAAAGCCGGTCGTTCGTGGGTTGGCTTATGCCCGTTCCATTCCGAGAAAACCGGTTCGTTCAACGTAAACCCCGAGAAACAGTTCTTTTATTGTTTCGGCTGCAGTGCCGGTGGCGACGTTTTCAGCTTCATTATGAAACGTGAGAATCTGGAATTTATGGAAGCGGCACGCAAGTTGGCGGAACGGGCGGGAATCGCCTGGCCCGAGTCCAACGACCACCAGGCGGACCAAAATAAGAATGAGTTATTAAAAATAAATCAACTGGCAGCATCTTACTTTCATTATTGTTTATCCAGGACGGAACAGGGGAAACGGGGCAGGGAGTATTTGGAGAGGCGCGGTATTGACCCGGAGATTTGGCGGAAGTTTTCACTAGGCTATGCCCCCCCGGGCTGGCACCACCTCACGGAGACGCTGCGCAAAAAAAACGTACCGCTGGAGAAGGCCTCGACATTGGGTTTGGTCAGCTTCGGTGAAAACGGTTATTACGACCGTTTTCGGGACCGAATCATTTTCCCTATCTGTGATCCCCAGGGCAACGTCGTCGGTTTCGGCGGCCGCGTACTGGATCAGGGCGAACCGAAATACTTGAATTCGCCGGAGACCGCTCTCTTTCATAAAGGGCGTTTCCTGTATGGACTACAACTTGCCAAGGAAACGATCCGCCGCCAAAACCAGGCGATTATCATGGAAGGGTATATGGATGTCGTTCAGGCGCATCAGGGTGGTTTTCAACAGGCCATCGCTTCATTGGGAACCGCGCTTACCCAGGATCAGGTCAAATTGATCAAACGTTACGGTTCTGAGGTGATCTTGGCATATGATGCCGACACCGCGGGACAAAACGCCACGTTGCGCGGAATGGGATTGCTGCGGGAAGCGGGGTTGACAGTCAAAATACTACGGTTGCCTGCCGGCGAGGATCCGGATTCCTTTCTGAAGAAAGCCGGCGAAAAGGCCTTTCGGGAACAATTGGCTCAGGCCCCCGGGTTAATCGAATTTAAGATTGAGCAAGCGTTGCGAAAATACGATCTTAATTCTTCCGAAGGGAAGCTTGGAGCAGTTCAAGCGGTCCTGCCGGAATTGGGCGAGATCGAAAGTTCCGTGGCGCGGGAGTTTTATATCCGTCAGTTGGCCCGGGAAATCGGAGTTTCCGAAAATGCGGTATTCGCGGAGGTTGACGACTGGCTTGCAAAAAACAGGAAAAAATCTCCGGTACTGGATAATAAATTGATTCCTAGTTATACTAAAATGACAACTGAAAAAAATGGCCTAAGTGTTGGCATAATAAGGAATGCCGAATTATCCCCTATCCAAGCGGCTATTTTTGAGGCGGAAAAGGAACTTTTGCAAATCGCTTTGCAGGAATATGATAAATTTGCGCGAATTAAAGAAGAATTGAAAGCGGAAGATTTCCAATTTGCGGTTTGGCGGGACTTTTTCGGAGCGCTGCAAGATACTGAGCCGGCGCCGGAGAATCATCAAATATTGGATGAACTTACCGGTCCCATACGCGAATTGGCTTCGACGCTGCTGGCGGAACAACAATTTAAATCAGGCACCGGTGATTTGGCAGGAATATTGAATCGCTTGGATATGTTGCGCCTTAAAGCAAGGATTCAAAAGTTGACCGAACAGATCGCCACGGGAAAAGATGATTCGGGGCTTCAGTTATCCGAAGCCGATCTAAAGGCAAAACTGTTGGAGTTCACCGAATTAAACCGGAAACTGAAGAAGGAATATCCAAGTTTCTCTGCAGAATTATAA
- a CDS encoding helix-turn-helix domain-containing protein, which translates to MKELGDYLRQAREKKNISLRDIQESTKIRLRYLEGIEQGDLEMIPGEVYRKGFLANYANAVGLDAEAVLRKYNELKNPGSERAATPQTISEKPVVKPVETVAKTQPKPVGLKGVYWGVGIALVGVAAFILLMPLFRSKPPVKIASSVPQKAASAPKQAPVQVTPTPTPGESPAPSVADPATTVDAPIRIEAEFTDKVWVGIDADGTQPLTKNGKTFTSADPKQTWTAQNTMVIKLGNPAGVRLTFNGQDVGPIGKYGIPITITFTPAGIKEAP; encoded by the coding sequence TTGAAAGAACTTGGAGATTACCTCCGACAGGCCAGGGAGAAAAAGAATATTTCCTTGCGGGATATTCAGGAATCGACCAAGATTCGATTGCGTTACCTGGAAGGGATCGAACAAGGCGATCTGGAGATGATCCCCGGTGAAGTGTACCGTAAAGGATTTTTGGCCAATTATGCCAATGCGGTTGGGCTCGATGCCGAAGCGGTTTTACGAAAATATAACGAATTAAAGAATCCCGGCTCGGAACGGGCCGCAACTCCCCAGACGATCTCTGAAAAGCCTGTAGTAAAACCGGTGGAGACGGTTGCCAAGACCCAGCCGAAACCGGTTGGATTGAAAGGGGTTTACTGGGGAGTAGGAATCGCTTTGGTCGGAGTCGCAGCTTTCATTCTTTTGATGCCGCTATTCCGGAGTAAACCGCCCGTCAAAATCGCGTCGTCGGTTCCTCAAAAAGCGGCGTCTGCTCCAAAGCAAGCTCCGGTCCAAGTTACACCGACGCCGACTCCGGGTGAGTCTCCCGCGCCGTCCGTTGCGGACCCTGCTACGACGGTGGATGCTCCCATTCGAATTGAGGCTGAATTTACCGATAAAGTTTGGGTCGGCATCGATGCTGATGGAACGCAGCCGCTCACGAAAAATGGGAAGACTTTCACTTCCGCCGATCCGAAACAGACTTGGACCGCCCAAAACACGATGGTCATCAAACTAGGAAATCCCGCAGGCGTACGCTTGACATTCAACGGCCAGGACGTAGGCCCAATCGGTAAATACGGAATCCCGATCACGATTACCTTCACTCCCGCCGGTATAAAAGAAGCGCCTTGA